Proteins encoded together in one Prevotella scopos JCM 17725 window:
- a CDS encoding acyl-CoA dehydrogenase family protein has translation MANYYTDHPEIAFHLEHPLMKRIVELKERNYADASTHADAPVNYEDAIENYKRILDITGDITANIIAPNSEAVDLEGPHLIDNRMHYASKTLENIEATRQAGLWGVSMPRRYGGLNLPNVVFSMMSELIAAADAGFQNIWSLQSCIDTLYEFGNEEQRQKYIPRICEGEMMSMDLTEPDAGSDLQRVMLKATFDEKENCWRLNGVKRFITNGDSDIHLVLARSEEGTRDGRGLSMFIYDKRDGGVDVRHIEHKLGIHGSPTCELVYKNAKAELCGSDRMGLIKYVMALMNGARLGIAAQSVGLEQEAYNEGLAYAKDRAQFGKKIVNFPAVYDMLSRMKAKLDAGRSLLYQTARYVDIYKALEDIARDQKLTPEERQEMKKYTRLADAFTPLAKGINSEYANQTAYDSISIHGGSGFIMEYKCQRLYRDARIFSIYEGTTQLQVVAAVRYITNGTYLSIMKEMLEGELSCDCMKGLRDRVAKLVQLYEEAVEKVNASDNQDVHDFLARRLYNMTADIIGSLLLIEDASKAPDLFKKSAHVFVRMAEEEVIGHTAYIKAFNAEDLEQFKAVEEETEEA, from the coding sequence ATGGCAAATTATTATACTGACCACCCAGAAATAGCGTTTCACTTGGAGCATCCATTGATGAAACGCATCGTAGAACTGAAAGAACGTAACTACGCTGATGCTTCTACCCACGCTGACGCACCGGTAAACTATGAGGATGCTATCGAAAACTACAAGCGCATCTTGGATATCACTGGTGATATTACAGCAAACATCATTGCACCTAACTCTGAGGCTGTTGACCTCGAAGGTCCACACCTTATCGACAACCGTATGCACTATGCCAGCAAGACTTTGGAGAACATTGAGGCTACTCGTCAGGCTGGATTGTGGGGCGTTTCAATGCCTCGTCGCTATGGCGGACTAAACCTCCCAAATGTTGTCTTCTCAATGATGTCTGAGTTGATTGCTGCTGCCGATGCTGGTTTCCAGAATATCTGGTCATTGCAGTCATGTATTGACACACTCTATGAGTTTGGTAATGAGGAGCAGCGACAGAAGTATATCCCACGTATCTGCGAGGGAGAGATGATGTCAATGGACCTCACCGAGCCTGATGCAGGTTCCGACCTTCAGCGTGTAATGCTCAAGGCTACCTTCGATGAGAAGGAGAACTGCTGGCGATTGAATGGTGTGAAGCGTTTCATCACCAATGGCGACTCTGACATTCACCTCGTCCTTGCTCGTTCTGAAGAGGGTACACGCGATGGTCGTGGACTCTCCATGTTCATCTATGACAAACGTGATGGCGGTGTTGACGTACGCCATATTGAGCATAAACTTGGTATCCACGGTTCTCCAACTTGCGAACTTGTTTACAAGAATGCGAAGGCAGAACTCTGCGGCAGCGACCGTATGGGTCTTATTAAGTATGTGATGGCATTGATGAATGGTGCTCGCCTCGGTATCGCAGCACAGTCTGTGGGTCTTGAGCAAGAGGCTTACAACGAGGGCTTGGCTTATGCTAAGGATCGTGCACAGTTTGGAAAGAAGATTGTCAACTTCCCTGCTGTCTATGATATGCTCTCTCGCATGAAGGCAAAACTCGATGCGGGTCGTTCTCTCTTGTATCAGACTGCACGCTATGTTGATATCTACAAGGCATTGGAAGATATTGCACGTGACCAGAAACTCACTCCTGAAGAGCGTCAGGAGATGAAGAAATATACTCGTCTTGCTGATGCCTTCACACCATTGGCAAAGGGTATCAACTCTGAGTATGCTAACCAAACAGCTTACGATTCTATCTCTATCCACGGTGGTTCTGGATTTATCATGGAGTACAAGTGTCAGCGTCTATATCGTGATGCACGTATCTTCTCTATCTACGAGGGTACAACACAGCTGCAGGTTGTTGCTGCCGTGCGTTACATCACTAACGGTACTTACCTCTCTATCATGAAGGAGATGCTTGAGGGCGAACTCTCTTGCGACTGCATGAAGGGTCTGCGTGACCGTGTTGCAAAGCTTGTTCAGCTCTATGAAGAGGCTGTTGAGAAGGTGAACGCAAGCGACAATCAGGATGTTCACGACTTCCTCGCACGCCGTCTTTACAATATGACAGCCGACATCATCGGTTCTCTCCTCCTCATTGAAGATGCTTCTAAGGCACCAGACCTCTTCAAGAAGTCTGCCCATGTCTTTGTTCGTATGGCCGAGGAAGAAGTTATTGGTCATACTGCTTATATCAAGGCATTCAACGCTGAAGACCTTGAGCAGTTCAAGGCTGTGGAAGAAGAGACAGAAGAAGCATAA
- a CDS encoding electron transfer flavoprotein subunit beta/FixA family protein, with amino-acid sequence MSLKIVVLAKQVPDTRNVGKDAMTAEGTVNRAALPAIFNPEDLNALEQALRLKEQNPGSTVGILTMGPPRAGEIIRQGLYRGTDTGWLLTDRKFAGADTLATSYALAMAVKKIGDVDIIIGGRQAIDGDTAQVGPQVAQKLGLNQVTYAEEILKIENGKATIRRHIDGGVETVVAPLPVLITVNGTAAPARPCNAKLVMKYKYATCPMERKGDEPWAHLYEERPYLTLNQWSVADVNGDEAQCGLSGSPTKVKTVQNIVFQAKESKTLTGSDEDVEGLIKELLGEKIIG; translated from the coding sequence TGAAAATTGTAGTACTTGCTAAGCAGGTACCTGACACAAGAAATGTGGGGAAAGATGCTATGACAGCCGAAGGCACGGTTAACCGTGCCGCACTGCCTGCCATCTTCAACCCTGAAGACCTAAACGCTTTGGAGCAGGCTCTGCGACTGAAGGAACAGAACCCAGGCTCTACTGTAGGAATCTTAACCATGGGTCCTCCACGTGCCGGAGAGATTATCCGCCAAGGTCTCTATCGTGGCACTGACACGGGTTGGCTGCTAACCGACCGTAAGTTTGCTGGTGCTGATACGCTCGCTACGTCATACGCTTTGGCGATGGCTGTAAAGAAAATCGGAGATGTTGACATTATCATCGGTGGACGTCAGGCTATCGATGGTGATACCGCACAGGTAGGACCACAGGTTGCGCAGAAGTTAGGACTCAACCAAGTTACCTACGCTGAGGAGATTCTAAAGATTGAAAATGGCAAGGCTACTATCCGCCGTCATATTGATGGTGGTGTAGAGACCGTTGTAGCTCCATTACCAGTTCTCATCACAGTGAACGGTACTGCTGCTCCAGCACGTCCTTGCAATGCCAAACTCGTTATGAAGTACAAGTATGCTACTTGTCCGATGGAGCGCAAAGGCGATGAGCCTTGGGCACACCTCTACGAGGAGCGTCCTTACCTCACACTGAATCAGTGGTCAGTTGCCGATGTCAATGGCGACGAGGCACAATGCGGTTTGAGTGGTTCGCCTACAAAGGTCAAGACGGTACAGAATATTGTCTTCCAAGCTAAGGAGAGCAAGACACTCACTGGTTCAGACGAGGATGTAGAGGGACTCATCAAGGAACTGTTAGGAGAGAAGATTATTGGTTAA
- a CDS encoding electron transfer flavoprotein subunit alpha/FixB family protein encodes MNNVFVYCEIEETTVQEVSQELLTKGRKLANELGVELHAIAAGSGIKGKVEDQILPYGVDKLFIFDGEGLFPYTSAPHTDILVNLFTEEKPQICLMGATVIGRDLGPRVSSSLTSGLTADCTQLEIGDYEDKKAGKRYENLLYQIRPAFGGNIVATIVNPDHRPQMATVRSGVMQKAVYEGKAKGEVVYPDVAKYVPEVDYVVKVIDRHVEPAQNNLKGAPIVIAGGYGVGSKEGFDLLFKLAKELHGEVGASRAAVDAGWVDHDRQIGQTGVTVHPKVYIACGISGQIQHIAGMQDSGIIISINNDPDAPINAIADYVINGSVEEVVPKLIKYYKQNSK; translated from the coding sequence ATGAACAACGTATTTGTATATTGCGAAATAGAGGAAACCACCGTACAGGAGGTTTCACAGGAGCTGTTGACCAAGGGTCGCAAGCTCGCAAATGAGTTAGGTGTGGAACTCCACGCCATCGCTGCTGGTAGTGGCATTAAGGGAAAGGTAGAAGACCAAATCCTGCCCTACGGCGTAGATAAACTCTTTATCTTTGACGGTGAGGGACTCTTCCCTTACACATCAGCACCACACACAGACATCCTCGTTAACCTCTTCACTGAGGAGAAGCCACAGATCTGTTTGATGGGTGCTACCGTTATCGGTCGTGACCTCGGTCCACGTGTGTCATCATCCTTGACAAGTGGTCTTACTGCCGATTGTACGCAACTTGAGATTGGTGACTACGAAGATAAGAAAGCAGGTAAGCGTTATGAGAACCTGCTCTATCAGATTCGTCCTGCCTTCGGTGGTAACATCGTTGCAACCATCGTCAACCCTGACCACCGTCCACAGATGGCTACCGTACGCTCTGGCGTTATGCAGAAGGCTGTATATGAGGGTAAGGCAAAAGGTGAGGTTGTCTATCCAGACGTTGCGAAGTATGTACCAGAGGTTGACTATGTTGTAAAGGTTATCGACCGTCATGTTGAGCCAGCACAGAACAACTTAAAGGGTGCGCCAATCGTTATCGCTGGTGGCTATGGTGTTGGTTCTAAGGAAGGTTTCGACTTACTCTTTAAGTTAGCTAAAGAACTTCATGGTGAGGTTGGTGCCAGCCGTGCCGCTGTTGATGCAGGTTGGGTAGATCACGATCGTCAGATTGGTCAGACCGGTGTTACCGTCCATCCAAAGGTTTACATTGCTTGTGGTATCTCTGGTCAGATTCAGCACATCGCTGGTATGCAGGATAGTGGTATCATCATCTCTATCAACAACGACCCAGACGCTCCTATCAATGCCATCGCTGACTATGTCATCAATGGTAGTGTTGAGGAGGTTGTTCCAAAGTTGATAAAGTATTATAAGCAGAATAGTAAGTAA
- a CDS encoding endonuclease domain-containing protein, giving the protein MGKGDSQWFETASIDRYNILKEYAKENRRHMTDAEKALWNILRQPKCSYKFRRQHPIYDYIVDFICIEKKLIIEVDGAYHSEPQQQEDDRIRTETLSNMGYKVIRFTNEEVLSNSKVVLRTIKEELS; this is encoded by the coding sequence ATGGGGAAAGGTGATTCACAATGGTTTGAAACTGCTTCTATAGACAGATACAACATATTAAAAGAATATGCAAAAGAGAATAGGCGTCACATGACAGATGCAGAGAAAGCCCTTTGGAATATTCTACGACAGCCAAAATGTAGTTATAAATTTAGGCGTCAACACCCTATATACGATTATATTGTAGATTTTATTTGCATAGAAAAGAAGCTTATAATAGAAGTTGATGGGGCTTATCACAGTGAACCTCAACAACAAGAAGACGACAGAATTCGTACAGAGACACTCTCTAATATGGGTTATAAAGTTATTCGCTTCACCAACGAAGAAGTATTATCAAACTCAAAAGTAGTTTTAAGAACTATCAAAGAAGAATTATCTTAG
- a CDS encoding DUF262 domain-containing protein, producing MKDLNNILEECSIHDIYFSKRGASILYKIPIYQRNYAWGREEIYALIKDVYDSLEKPVYYIGTLVTYKRDDNIYEVIDGQQRLTTIYIILKALGIKDIPNTLTYSARKISAATIKKMPAFGDENDMGILNGFHYAKEALNEIVGDKNADIESFKSFFLDKVHIIHYRVPKDVDLNHYFEVMNSRGEQLEKHEIVKAKLCEQLIGNEEAMEKFSRIWEACSDMSFYIQQKFPGMTSVFGKTMGSFDIESFNDFPNSNVESSLSLGMKTISDLLNTPIKKIEKKEEDDINDRFQPIIDFPNFLLIVLKITRMRNEDNFDPLSFTLDDKELIKEFEKVRLTPDFVKDFAYNLLLAKYYLDNYIIHHANSEDRAIENPWKLQYFYKKGSKAAYLKDLYEDNKAQQNEVIQLLSMFEVAFTPKQRKNYLFYCLYHLFEDWDRNNYVEFLRKLADKYFFDVYLDASKLNDINQPKPNSFDETIFNNGELNVELEEVNRDFNRIYPIGACNIPLYVFNYTDYKLWKKYVVELRGNKAKKNSRNRKDFFNSLGCSDFELDAFNNFYFSRTRKSLEHYYPQAKAGDNMPISSRDINCYGNFAMMGSDANSSGSNWNPIDKKNRYLDIKSNQVSVASLKFRIMLQICQDNYNNGIKDEKKKRPFGLEWDVEDMVRHQKNMLEIIMNNLNSAA from the coding sequence ATGAAAGATTTGAATAATATTCTTGAAGAGTGCTCTATTCATGATATCTATTTCTCAAAAAGAGGGGCTTCTATATTATACAAGATACCTATCTATCAGCGTAATTATGCCTGGGGACGAGAAGAAATATACGCCTTGATAAAGGATGTATATGATTCGTTGGAAAAGCCTGTTTATTATATAGGTACTCTTGTCACATACAAGCGAGATGATAATATTTATGAAGTTATTGACGGACAACAGCGATTGACAACAATCTACATTATCCTAAAGGCATTGGGCATAAAGGATATTCCAAATACTCTTACTTATTCTGCAAGAAAAATTTCGGCAGCGACAATAAAAAAAATGCCTGCGTTTGGTGATGAAAACGATATGGGTATTCTTAATGGCTTCCATTATGCAAAGGAAGCACTCAACGAGATTGTCGGTGACAAGAATGCTGATATTGAATCTTTTAAGTCTTTTTTCTTGGACAAGGTGCATATCATCCATTATCGTGTGCCGAAAGACGTAGATTTGAATCACTATTTTGAAGTTATGAACTCTCGCGGTGAGCAGTTAGAAAAGCACGAAATAGTAAAAGCCAAACTCTGTGAGCAACTAATTGGCAATGAAGAAGCTATGGAGAAGTTTAGTCGTATATGGGAGGCTTGTAGTGACATGAGTTTCTATATTCAGCAGAAGTTCCCTGGGATGACAAGTGTCTTTGGTAAAACAATGGGCAGTTTTGATATAGAATCTTTCAACGACTTTCCGAATTCTAATGTGGAGTCTTCTTTATCATTAGGAATGAAAACTATTTCAGATCTTTTAAATACACCTATAAAAAAGATAGAAAAGAAGGAAGAAGATGACATAAACGATCGTTTCCAGCCCATAATAGATTTTCCGAACTTCCTGCTCATTGTACTGAAGATTACGAGGATGCGAAACGAAGATAATTTTGACCCTTTGAGTTTCACGCTTGATGACAAGGAACTAATCAAGGAGTTTGAAAAAGTACGTCTTACTCCAGACTTTGTCAAAGACTTCGCATACAACCTTCTTTTGGCTAAGTACTATCTTGATAATTATATAATACATCACGCCAATAGTGAAGATAGAGCCATTGAGAATCCATGGAAGTTGCAATATTTTTACAAGAAAGGTAGTAAGGCTGCTTATCTAAAGGATTTGTATGAGGACAATAAGGCACAACAAAATGAGGTTATTCAATTATTGTCTATGTTTGAAGTCGCTTTCACACCTAAGCAAAGAAAAAACTATCTGTTCTATTGTTTATACCACTTGTTTGAGGATTGGGACCGTAATAATTATGTGGAATTCTTAAGAAAACTGGCTGATAAGTATTTCTTTGATGTGTATCTCGATGCAAGTAAACTCAACGACATAAATCAGCCGAAGCCAAATAGTTTTGATGAGACTATTTTTAATAATGGTGAATTGAATGTTGAATTAGAAGAAGTGAATCGGGACTTCAATCGTATCTACCCCATCGGTGCATGCAATATTCCTTTGTATGTATTTAATTATACAGATTATAAGCTTTGGAAGAAATATGTTGTTGAACTGCGAGGTAACAAAGCAAAGAAGAATTCTCGTAATCGAAAAGATTTTTTCAATTCATTAGGTTGTAGTGATTTTGAGTTGGATGCTTTCAATAACTTCTATTTTTCTCGAACTAGAAAAAGTTTGGAGCATTATTATCCGCAAGCTAAGGCTGGAGACAATATGCCAATTAGTTCGCGTGATATAAACTGCTATGGCAATTTTGCCATGATGGGTTCTGATGCAAATAGTTCTGGCTCAAACTGGAATCCAATTGATAAAAAGAATCGCTATCTTGATATAAAGTCCAATCAGGTGAGTGTTGCTTCCTTAAAGTTCAGAATTATGTTGCAGATATGCCAAGATAATTACAATAACGGTATTAAAGACGAGAAAAAGAAACGTCCATTTGGCTTAGAATGGGACGTAGAAGATATGGTCCGTCATCAAAAAAATATGTTAGAGATTATTATGAATAACCTTAATTCCGCAGCATAA